The nucleotide window AGAGGTGGTCAATTTGACCGTTTTTTCCAATGAGGATGAAGCAGAACATGTTAGAAAAATATTTCAATGGAAATTAGAAGGGCTTGGTAATTATATAATTGCAAAAAAATTAATTGAGTCTAAAGTTCCAACACGTCAAAATTCTAATTGGCGTGGAGTTACGGTTGATGGTATTATAAAAAACAAGATATACAAGGGTATAAGGGAGTGGAATAAGGATGATTTAGAAAATTATTTTGAAGTAAATCTAGATAAATATATTATTGACCCAGAACTTTGGGACAAGGTAAATAAAGTATATAAAGAGAATATAAAGAATGTTGGTAAAAAACAACAATTCAACTATTTACTAGATGACATACTGTATTGTGGAAAGTGTGGACAGAAATATTTTGGTAAAAAACGAGTCCAAAGCACTGATTCTTCATATAGATGTAGAGGAATGGTTAAGTTTGCTAATCATGTATGTCGTGATAACAGAGGTGTTAACATTGAAAAAATGGATACGTTTGTTATAAAGCATTTATTTGAAAATAAATCTTTAAAAGAATTGCTAATTAATGCTCCTAAAAATGAAGGTGAGCTGTCTGTTTTAAGACAAAATTTAGCTGATTTAACTAAAAAGAAGGATGCTGAAATAAAAAATAAAAACAAACTCTATAAACTATTGTCAAATCCTGATTTAGAATATGATGACCAGCTAATAAATGATTATACAAAATCAAAAAATAAACTGGGTAAGCTAACTGATGAAATTAATGAATTGTCTCAAAAAATAGCTGAAGTTGGAAATTTGAAGAGAAATGATTTAACAAAGACCCTAATTGAAAGTTATACAAAAGATATTGATTTTGGTATATTGAAAAAACTAGTTAATTCACTAATTGAAAGAATAGAAATAGATTATGACCGTAAACCTAGCTCTCATGGCGGTGTTTTTCAATTTAAAATCAAGTATAAAAACTTTGAAGAATCTTCTTTGTTTATGTCAAAATCAACGTTATACGAATATTTCTGGATTGGCTATAATAGAACACAAAGTATTACCCCTGAAGATTTAGAAGAAGACAGAGAAATGGAAAAAGGAATTTTATCTTATAAATTTAAGATTAATTCAGAAGAGGATTATTTAAACTATTTGAAAGAAAATAGTTTAGAATTAAAAGATGAGGAAAATCCTTGGAGTAAAAATTTTATTGGAAATGAGATTTCAACGTCTATGAATGAAAAAATTATTTTTACAAAGGAAGAATTAATAAATGTTAATTGATTTCAGCGTCCTTAATTGTATGTTTCAACATATTTATCCTTTTTGCAGCTGAACCGTTCATTGGGTCGGAGATGTGTTTTTGGGTTCGGTTTTGATGCGGAATTTCAAAAAACAGTTTCTTGAACTCAGAAATACTTTTTTGTATCGAATCCGTTTCTTGATACTTAGCAAAAACAGTTTCCAATCCGCCGTGATTTTTATAAATATGCTGTAATCCTTTGATAAAACCAATAAAATCATGACCGTTGAAAGTCCTGTGAACAAAGGATTCCAATCGTTCCAAGTCGGCTTCCTGATGCGACATCACAAAATCATACGGTGAATTACCCATCAAATTTATCATTTTATGGGCATTTTTGATAATCATTTTTCTATTTCCCCAAGCTATTGTTGATGCCAGAAAAGCAGCAATTTCAATATCTTCTTTTTGGGTAAATAAATGAGGGATTTGCACAGGGTCGCTTTCGATGAAATCGAGTGTGTTGTATTGAATTACTTTTTCGTCTAGAAAAGATTTGAGTTCTGTTTGGTTCATTGTTTTATTCTTTCGAAGTTTTTTTGGCGTAAAAACCATCTTTTAAATCGGCAGTCCGCATTTGTGGTTTTACATGGTAATAGTAATCAAAATATTCGATTTGGTCTTTATTGACGCAAGGAAGTTTTCCATCTCCAGTGCTCCAGAAAAAATTATTTTCGACAGGTGAATAAAAATGAAGATTGCCATCTTGAATATATTCAAAAACAGTGTTGGATTTTGTGTTTTTGTATGGAAAAACAACATTTTTGACTGAAAAATTACTTATTGTCAAAACAAATTTATTGTTGGTAAAATCATTTAAATTTATTGGAATTAATAAAATAAATCCGGTTATAAAGAGTGAAAAGTATAGCAATAAAAGGATAATTCTTTTTTGGTTGATGAATAAAGCCATCATGAAAAAAGAAAAAAACAATACAAAATTCATAAAGAATCGATATTGTGGCGAAGTGTAAAACAATAATAAAAGCTGTAGACACATTATAAAGTAAAGTGACCAAATCGCTTTTTTATGTAAATATTTGTAAATGAATATTGGACATAATAAAATCAGAATTAGGCTTAATTTATTGAATAAACCGTGCAATTTGGGTAAACTTATCCATCTTATGAATAATTCATAAAAGGACATTTTGGTGTATTGTTCATAAGTTAAAAAATAACCATACAATTTTGTTTCCTGATAATACAATTGTGCTATTGTTTCCGGAATTCTATACTCGAGTTCAAGGAAATGGAAATTGATTATTGGAAATAAAGGATGACCGCTAATAATTGTGTTTTTAATTACAAAAAGTACCAAAATAAGCGTTCCAGGTAAAGCTGATTTGTGAATTTCTGAAACTAATTTTTTGAAATGTATGAAGAATAAAAGAATCGGAATGAGAACTAATGCGATTGATGTTGTTTTGATAAATAAACAAAAGAGAACCAAAATAACTATGAGTGTAAATTTTTCTGTTTCCAAAGTCTTGAAATTTTCCAAGAAATAAAAGAAGATCAGGAATGAAAAGACATAAATGGGAATATCTGGTGATGGACTGCTGATGAATTGAAAGAAAAAGAGGTTTGCCAATGGAAATAATCCAATGATGAGACAATTCAGATTCTTATTTTTAAGATATTCATTCAATTTTGTAATCGAAAAAATAGTTCCGAGTAAAAGACAAAATCCACTTATGTCATTAAATTTATCATATAAAAATGAAAAGTTATAAGCACTTTGCAGAATATGCCAGCCACTCGTTTGTGCCAAAAAAAAGTGCAGGTTGGCCAGACCTTTTACAAAACCGTATTCGTTAATCCATTTTATGGTTTGGATATAGTAGGATTCGTTGTCTAGAATATAGGGAATCGAAGCGCATTGTGCCAGAATTAAAATTGTGATTATGGCCAAAGCAATTTTCAAAGAGTTTGTCAGTGAAAGTATTTCATCGAAAAAGGATTGGTAAAGAAGCCGAATTTCTTTTTGATAGTTGATGAAAATAGAAAGGTTGGAAAGAAAGAGAACAATATGAAATTCAATATTAATTCTTCCAAAAATTGCCCAAATACTTGTGAAAATGGTGGTTGTAAAAAGACCTAAAACAGAATAGATTACAAAGTTTTGATTTTTTAACTTTAGGAATTTGTCAGTGATAAAACCGAGATTTATTGTTGAAAAAAAGACATAAATCCAGCTCAAAAAAATCAAGACCATTTTCTAAGCTATTATTTGTCCGTCAGACATTACGAGTTTTCTATCTGCCATGCTCGCCAATTCTTCATTGTGAGTAACAATTACAAACGTCTGTCCAAATTCATCCCGTAATTGAAAAAATAACTGATGTAAATTTTCAGCAGAATGTGTATCGAGATTTCCCGAAGGCTCATCGGCAAAAATCACATCAGGTTTATTGATTAAGGCTCTTGCCACTGCAACACGTTGTTGTTCTCCACCAGAAAGTTCGTTTGGTTTGTGGTCAATTCTGTGTGATAAACCCAAATAGTCAAGTAGTTTTTTAGCTTCTTTTTCGACTTCATTTTTTGATTTATTGGCAATATATGACGGAATGCAAACATTTTCCAAAGCCGTAAATTCAGGCAGTAATTGATGAAATTGAAAAATAAACCCCAAATTCAGATTTCTGAATTTTGATAAAGCTTTATCGTTCATCTCCAAGATGTTCTCTCCATTAATAGTCAAAGAAACTTCATTCGTATTGGTTTGTATTCCTCCTTCTGTGGTTTGCGGGCTACTGGGTTTGTCCAAAGTTCCCAAAATTTGCAGCAGCGTAGTTTTTCCTGCGCCTGATGCACCAACAATAGAAACAATTTCGCCTTTTTTTATATGCAAATCCACTCCTTTTAAAACTTCAAGCTGATCGTAATATTTATGTATATTTTTTGCGTGTATCATTTCAAACTGTTTTTACAAAGAAACAAAGTATTTGGTAATTAATCTTAACTCGTTTGTTGTTTTTTTATTTAACCGCAAGGTTCGCAAAGGATGCGCTATGAACACAAAGCTTAGCGAACTTCGCGTAATTCTTTGCTAACCTTGCGGTTAAATTTTTTTGAAAAGGAATTAAGCTTTTTATTAAACTCAGATTAAGCAATAAGAATAAATTTCACGAAGAAACGCAAAGAATACACGAAGATTCGCAAAGAAAAAGTATCTTGTTGAAAATGGCTTTAAAAATTTCGTGGAACTTTGCGAATTCTTTGCGTTTCTTTGCGAAATGAAATCTAATGCGGATTTTCGGTTAAAATATAAAATCCAAAAAAGTAGCGGTTTGATTCGTATATTTATATTCAATTTAATTTCAGGAAATGGAAGCTAATAATGCTGCTACAATAAATAATATTAAAACCAAAAAGCTGGTTTTAGGAATTCTCTTTGATGCTATCGGTATGTTGTCTTTTACCATTCCGTACGTAGGCGAGTTTGGTGATGTTGTTTGGGCGCCATTGGCGGGTTTTTTGATGGCCAAAATGTACGAAGGTAGAGTAGGGAAAGTAGCCTCAATTTTAACTTTTGCGGAAGAAATATTGCCCTTTACAGACGTAGTTCCTTCTTTTACCCTGACTTGGATATATATGTATTGGATTAAAAAAGATGCCGATGTGAAAAAGATAAATCAAGAGAAATAGTGTCTAAAATTGAAAATCTCTGATAATTTCCTTCAACTGACTATCCAATTCAGTATTTGAAATTTTACCGTTTTCGACATCAAAATTATCGTTGAAACTCGGTAATGAAAACACTGCTTTTATGTCGGTATTGAACCGTGGAAAGTTGTTTTTGGCAATTTCCAAAACACTTGCTCCGCCTCTTGCTCCGGGAGAAGTCGCCATTAAAAGCATTGGTTTTCCCTGAAAAATTTTACCATTTATTCGAGAACACCAATCTACTGTGTTTTTGAAAGCTGCACTGTAATTTCCGTTGTTTTCAGCAAGGGAAACAACCAAAAGATCTGCCGATGCAATTTTCTCCAAAAAAGCTTTCGCTAAAGGGTGCTGTCCTATTATTTCTTCCTTATCAACACTGAATAAAGGCATTTCATAATCGTTTAAATCTAATATTTCAGTATCTGTATTTTCGAATAAACCGGCGGCATAAGTTGCCAGTTTTTTGTTGATGGATTTTTTACTTGGACTTCCTGCAAAAGCGATAATTTTCATATAGATTTGTTTTTAATAAAAGTAGTTAAAATCTGTATAGCAATAAAAAAAACTGCTGAATTTCTCCAGCAGTTCTATTCTCTATATGCTATATTCTATGTTCTAAAAAAGTTACACGTTAAATCTAAAGTGCATTACATCTCCATCTTTTACAACGTATTCTTTTCCTTCTACTTTGAATTTTCCGGCTTCTTTTGCTTTTGCTTCAGAACCATACTGAACATAATCCTCATACGAAATCACTTCGGCGCGGATGAATCCTTTTTCAAAATCGGTGTGGATAACCCCTGCGGCTTGTGGCGCGGTGGCTCCAATATTGATTGTCCAGGCACGAACTTCTTTTACACCGGCAGTGAAATACGTTTGTTGTTTCAATAATTTGTAAGCAGCACGAATCAAGACAGATGATCCAGGTTCTGTTAATCCCATATCTTCAAGGAAAACTTGACGCTCTTCGTAGCTTTCTAATTCGGTGATATCGGCTTCAGCACCTACCGAAAGTATGATTACTTCGGCTTCTTCGTCTTTTACCAATTCACGAACCTGATCTACATATTTGTTTCCGCTAACAGCCGAACTTTCATCAACATTGCAAACATACAAAACCGGTTTTGTAGTGATTAATTGGAAAGTTTCCATCAAAACTTCTTCGTCATTGTTTTGTGGAATAACCGTTCTAGCCGATTTTGCTTGCAAAAGAGCTTCTCTAATTCGGTCCAAAAGTGCTTTTTCAACCTGAGCTTCTTTGTTTCCGGTTTTGGCGGCACGATTTACTTTTTCCAAACGTTTTTCAACTGTTTCAAGGTCTTTTAACTGCAATTCGATATCGATGGTTTCTTTGTCGCGGATAGGATTTACATTTCCGTCAACGTGAACGATATTGTCGTTGTCAAAACAACGCAAAACGTGAATGATCGCATTACACTCTCTGATGTTTCCCAAAAATTGATTTCCCAATCCTTCGCCTTTGCTAGCTCCTTTTACCAATCCTGCAATATCCACGATATCAACCGTTGCCATTTGTACGCGCTCCGGTTTTACTAATTCTTCGAGTTTGTTAATTCTTGGGTCAGGTACATTTACTACCCCAATATTAGGTTCGATGGTACAAAACGGAAAGTTGGCACTTTGCGCTTTTGCATTTGATAAACAATTGAATAATGTTGATTTTCCAACATTTGGTAATCCTACAATTCCTGCTTTCATGTTATGTTTGTTTACAAATAACAGATTTGCTGTTACTTATTTTTGGTGATAATCTTTTAAAAGTTTGCAAATATAAGATTTAATAATGCTTGTAAAGCAAATTTTCATTATTTCTTAGAAAAACGCATGAGCTGTTTTTACCGCAAATTCGCAAATTTCAATAAAAAGGTCAATTATAAATTAGCTATTTAGCGAATTAAACAAATCAGCTTCTCAAAAAAATTAAAATTCAGGTTTGTAAGAATTAAATTTGCGAATTTGCGGTCATTTTAAAAACTCATGAGTTTGCCTTTATTTTTTTATACTTTTAATTCTCTTTTGGTGGTGATTTTCGAGTCAATGTGATTCAGGCTAAAAAGATTTCGTGATATTGGTAATTATTTCCAACTCTTTGACTGTCGGGGTCAATCCCGAAACATTCCAATATTCTGTCAATATGGAATTCTTTATATTGAAAAGGGTTTTGTCTTTGAAAACATCACTTTCTTTATAGGTGTAATTTTGAATATTAAAATTGGTTGTCACCAAATTGTTTAGTACTTCGATGTTCTTTACATCATTACCGGTGTTTATGTTGAAATTAATTTCTTCTTTTGAGCTAACCAAATAATAATTTTCCATATCAATTCTGTAATTGGTTTTAAAAACAGATCTTGTTATGTTTTTGGAACCTTTTCCAGTTTCTTCTTTGGCTTCCGCCAATGTGGTTGGAGAAACGACGGCATTTATCTCAACTATTAATTTCTTTTTTACGTCATAAACAATTTTAAAATCATCAAATATTTCGTTTGTTCCTTCGAGAGGAACAGCTGTTATTTCATTGAACTCTTCACCTTGAGGGGATACTTTAATTACAAAATTGAATTTTTTATTTAGTTTATCGTCCATTAACGGTCGGAGCACTGTAAAAAGATAATACTTTTCCATCATATTATTCAGATTGTATCCTAAAAGATTCGAACTGATTTCGTCATCAATTAAACCAAAAGAACGATTTTGTTCTACCAATAAAACCGATTTTACCTTTTTTTGGTCTTTATACAATTGAAAGTTAATGAGTCCGTCATTATAATAAGCGTATTCTCCGTTTAGTTTAAAAAACTCTCTGGAATAGGATTTCAGTCTTGCCGGTACAGTCAGTTTTTTAATGGAATTTTCTACTAAGCTCTTTATTATTTCTTGTGGATGTTGTTTGGTTACAACAATATCATCAAGGGTGTTTTCTTTACTGTTTAAATAAACGATGTTTTGGGGTTGATTTAAAGAAGTCCATTTTAAGATAACTGGTAAATACGAAGAATGTGTCACTTTTACATTTGAACCGCCTTTTAGCTCAAAAACAACTTTCCCTTCACTGTTGGACATCAAAACTTGTTTTGTTTTTAAAACCAATACTACTGCGCCTTCTATTGGCAGATTGGACCCTTTTTCCATTAGGATTAATGTTCTTTCATTGTTTTGTGAAAAAACATAAATGCTCAAAAGAAAATGAAATAAAACAAGTATTTTTTTCATGCTTTTGAATCTAATTAATTTGATTAAATATTTAGTTCTAAAAATAGAAAAAATAAATTAAGTATCATTTTTTATTAAAAAGAAAGGCATAAAAAAACCTGTGCAAAAACACAGGTTTTATATAATTTGAAAAGACAAACACTATTCATTGTGCAAGAAAGCTTGTCTGTTCAATAAAGTTTCTTCGTCTTCAACATGGTTTTCGTCTGGGATACAGCAGTCAACTGGACACACGGCAGCACATTGAGGCTCATCATGGAATCCTTTACATTCTGTACATTTTCCAGGTACAATATAATATATTTCGTCAGAGATTGGCGTTTGTGCCTCATCTGAATCTACTTCCGTTCCATCAGGTAAAACAACTTTACCTTTTAGTTTTGTCCCATCTTTATATCTCCAATCATCTGCACCCTCATATATAGCTGTGTTTGGGCATTCTGGTTCACAAGCCCCGCAGTTTATGCATTCGTCAGTTATAATAATTGCCATTTTCTTTTTAGTCTTAAAGTTAAAAGTCTTAAAGTTCTAAAGCTAAAGAAATCAAAAAAAGACATTCACAGTACTTTGACCTGATGACTTTTGACTTTCGACTTATTTATCCTTATTTTTGCGCAAAATTACAATCAAAACTTTTCATAAACAAACATTATGACATTAGATACAAAAAAAAACGCATTTGTTAAATTAGGCAAATTCTTATGTCAATTCAAAGAAGGGAATTGCATAAAGGATGAAACTGTATTGGGTAATGATTTGTTTTTTGAAAAATTTATCGATTTAATTCAACTTTCACAATCGCATAACGGCTGGTACACTCCAGATCAAGTGTTTTTTTCGATACAATCTTGGGCAGAAGCTTTGACCGAAGAAAATTTGGATAAATGGCTTTCCGGTTATGACCTCAGTAAGGTAGCACCAAAAAAAGTGGCTCTTATATTGGCAGGTAATATTCCTTTGGTTGGATTTCATGATTTTTTATCGGTTTTGATAACGGGGCATGATGTTCTTGTAAAGACATCTTCAAATGATCAACATCTTTTGCCTTTCTTGGTCAATTATCTTATCGCGATTGAATCGGGATTTAAAAACAAAATCACATTTGTAGAAGGGAAAATGGAAGGTTTTGATGCTGTAATTGCCACAGGAAGTAATAATACAGCCCGTTATTTTGAATATTATTTCAAAGAAAAACCGTCTATCATCAGGAAAAATAGAAATTCGGTTGCAGTTTTGAATGGTAACGAAACCAAAGAAGAATTAGTGGCGCTGGGTGAAGATATTTTTAGATATTTTGGTTTAGGATGCCGAAATGTCTCCAAACTTTTTGTTCCAAAAGGATATTCTTTTGATTCCTTTTTTGAAGCTGTTTTCGAATATCAGGATGTGATTCATTATGAGAAATACGCCAATAATTACGATTACAACAAAGCCGTTTTCTTGATGAGTAATTTTAAACTGCTCGATAATGGATTCCTTACCATAAAAGAAGATTCAAGTTACGGTTCGCCTATTTCTAGCGTATTTTATGAATATTATGATGATTTGGGAACATTGGAAAGTAAATTGGAAAGTGAAAACGATCAAATTCAGTGTCTTGTGAGTAATAATTTAGTAAAAAACAGTATTGGATTTGGAACTACACAAAAACCAAATCTATGGGATTACGCAGATAATGTTGACACGATATCGTTTTTGTCAACAATATAAGGCAATGTTTTTTTATATTATTACGAAAAATTCAATGCTTTTTTGGCTCTTATTCCCGAAATTTGCACTTTGAAAATTTTAACAAAGAACTTGGATTAAGATTTTATAGGTTTTTTTCACGCAGATTTCGGCAGATTTTTTTATGGTAAAAAGAAAAAATTTGAGATAATTTGTGTTTGATACGTAATCTGAGTTTAACGAAAAACACTGCTTAAATTGTTCGGAAACAAAATCACATAACCGAATAAAAACGGGTTTTCATTTAATAAATATTTTTTAGACTAATAAAAAAACAAATACTTACTAGATCATGAAAAAACACAACTACAGCGCAGGACCTTGTATTTTACCACAAGAAGTTTTTGAAAAATCAGCTCAGGCAATTTTAAATTTTAATGATTCTGGGTTATCGCTTTTGGAAATTTCGCACCGTAGTAAAGATTTTGTTGCCGTAATGGAAGAAGCAAGAGCTTTGGTTTTGGAGCTTTTGGATTTAAAAGGAAAAGGATATCAAGCTATATTCCTTGGAGGAGGAGCAAGTTTGGAATTTTTGATGATTCCTTACAATATGATGAAAGTAAATGGAAAAGCGGCTTATTTGGATACAGGAACTTGGGCTTCGGCGGCTATCAAAGAAGCAAAATTCTTAGGAGAAACTGTTGTTGTGGCTTCATCAAAAGATCAAAATTATAATAATATCCCAAAAGGATACACTATACCTGCCGATGCTGATTATTTTCACTGCACAAGCAACAACACTATTTTTGGGACTCAAATGAAAGAATTTCCAGAAACCGATTTGCCAATTGTTTGTGATATGAGTTCGGATATTTTTTCAAGAAAATTGGATTTTTCAAAATTCGATATTATTTACGCAGGAGCACAAAAAAATATGGGACCTGCGGGAGCGACTTTAATCGTTATCAAAGAAGAAATTCTTGGTAAAACAGGTCGCGAAATCCCAAGTATGCTGGATTATGCCAAACATATCAAAGCAGAAAGTATGTATAATACGCCACCTGTTTTCTCGGTTTACGCTTCCTTGTTGACTTTGAAATGGTTGAAAAACTTAGGTGGAATTGAGGCTATCGAAAAAATAAATGATGCCAAAGCGGCTTTGCTTTATACTGAAATAGACAGAAATCCATTGTTCAGAGGAACTGCGGCTGTAGAAGATCGATCTAATATGAATGTTACTTTCTTATTAAACGACGAAGCTCATACTGCAAAATTTGATGAATTATGGAAAGCTGCCGGAATTTCGGGATTGCCTGGACATCGTTCAGTAGGAGGTTACAGAGCGTCAATGTACAATGCACTTCCGTTAGAAAGTGTGCAGGTTCTTGTTGATGTGATGAAAGCTTTGGAAACTGAAATTAAGTAATTTAAGGATTAAATAGTTTAAAAATTTTAAATCATATTAGTCTCATTATTACAAAACATTATTGAATCTTTCAATTTTAAATGATTCAATCTTTAAATAAAATTTGAATGAAAATATTAGCAAACGACGGAATTTCAAAAAACGGTATTGCAACTTTAGAAGAAGCTGGTTTTGAAGTTATCACAACAAAAGTGGCGCAAGAGCAAGTAGCCAATTATGTGAACAAAAATGATATCAGCGTTCTTTTGGTTCGCAGCGCCACAAAGGTTCGTGCAGCTATTATTGATGCTTGTCCCGGTCTTAAAATTATTGGACGTGGTGGTGTAGGAATGGATAATATTGATGTGGAATATGCCAAAAGCAAAGGAATACAGGTTATAAATACTCCGGCTTCCTCGTCTGAATCGGTTGCTGAGTTGGTTTTTGCCCATTTATTGACAGGTGTGCGATTCTTGCACGATTCCAACAGAAATATGCCTTTGGAAGGAGATACTAATTTTAACGGCCTGAAAAAAGCCTACGCAAATGGTATTGAACTAAGAGGAAAAACACTTGGAATTATCGGTATGGGACGTATTGGTAAGGCTGCCGCAAAAATAGCTATCGGACTTGGAATGAAAGTGATTTACAGTGATACAGATGTTCCGACAAAAGATATAAAAGTGTCTTTTTTTGATGGGCAGTCCATTTCGATTTCGCTTTCTTCACAATCTTTGGAGTCTTTATTTGAGGAATCTGATTTTATTTCGTTGCATGTACCGGCGCAAGACGATTATGTAATAGGGGAAAAAGAATTAGAAATGATGAAAGATGGAGTAGGAATCGTTAACTGTGCAAGAGGTGGAGCTATTGATGAAGTGGCATTGGTAAGTGCATTGGATAGTGGTAAAGTGTCATTTGCAGGATTGGATGTTTTTGAAAGCGAACCTAATCCGGAAATTGCTATTCTGATGAATCCTAAAATTTCATTGACACCTCATATCGGTGCATCTACCGAAGAAGCTCAGGATAGGATAGGGGTTGAACTCGCACATCAAATAATTAATTTGGTTAAAAAATCGGTGGTGAAATAATAGTCTTCAGATTTTTAATTTTATAAGTGGTAATTTGTTGGTTTTAATTAACAGATTGCCATTTTTTTTTTGACTAAATTTGATGTTTAACTTTAATCAAAAAACCTATGTTTGAGCAATTAACACAATTAGTACAGCAATTTGGTCAAGATGCAGTAGTAAACAACGATGCAGTTCCAAATGAACATAATGAAGCGGTTATGAGTGAAGCGGGAAATTCTATATTTTCGAGTTTGGAACAAATGGCTTCCGAAGGGGGAATTGAGAAACTTGCCGGATTACTACAAGGCAATAATGCTCAGGATCCTTCGAATCCGGCGGTTCAGCAAATTACGCAACAGCTTACAGGAAGTTTGGGAGAGAAATTTGGTTTGAGTAGTAGTGCAGCGTCTGGAGTTGCAGGAAGCCTGATTCCAAAAATACTAGGAGGATTGGTGGGCAAAGCCAATGATCCAAATGATAGTTTCCAAATAACCGATTTGATAGGGGCTATTTCAGGCGGTGGTGCTCAAACATCAGGAATTATGGACGCCATTTCAAAATACGGAACACAATTCGGACTTGATCAAAATGGCGATGGAAAAGTAGATATTAGCGATGCTGCTTCACTATCAAAAAACAGTGGTGGTATTGGAGGTTTATTAGGTAAGTTATTTGGGAAATAACCAAAAACTTTAGAAATATTTGAAAAGACATTTGCATACGTGTAAATGTCTTTTTTTTTTGTTATAGGGTGGTAGAGACGTTGCACTGCAACGTCTCTACGGTTTTATGGTCAAGGTATTTAATCAGAGAGAAATGACTTTTTAAAGCGATTGTTTCTAGATGGATTTGGTTGTAAAACGTATTAAAACAGTTTGAAAATGTCGTAACTTTGATAGGGTTTAAGAGTGGAATTTGATTAGAGTTTATTCTTAAAATCGTTTATTTATTTACTTAAAAACAGTCTTGAAATGAAAAATTTAATTGGCATATTGATTGTTTTTTTGATAATTATCGGGTGCAGTACTTCTAAACCTAATGTTGCAACTGCTGAAAAACCAAAAACAGGAGGTAATGACACCATCAAAATTGTCAATGAAGAATTGGAATATGAAGTGATTATCATTGAGCCAGGTTTTGATTTTTGGT belongs to Flavobacterium gilvum and includes:
- the ychF gene encoding redox-regulated ATPase YchF, with product MKAGIVGLPNVGKSTLFNCLSNAKAQSANFPFCTIEPNIGVVNVPDPRINKLEELVKPERVQMATVDIVDIAGLVKGASKGEGLGNQFLGNIRECNAIIHVLRCFDNDNIVHVDGNVNPIRDKETIDIELQLKDLETVEKRLEKVNRAAKTGNKEAQVEKALLDRIREALLQAKSARTVIPQNNDEEVLMETFQLITTKPVLYVCNVDESSAVSGNKYVDQVRELVKDEEAEVIILSVGAEADITELESYEERQVFLEDMGLTEPGSSVLIRAAYKLLKQQTYFTAGVKEVRAWTINIGATAPQAAGVIHTDFEKGFIRAEVISYEDYVQYGSEAKAKEAGKFKVEGKEYVVKDGDVMHFRFNV
- a CDS encoding recombinase family protein → MTVFSNEDEAEHVRKIFQWKLEGLGNYIIAKKLIESKVPTRQNSNWRGVTVDGIIKNKIYKGIREWNKDDLENYFEVNLDKYIIDPELWDKVNKVYKENIKNVGKKQQFNYLLDDILYCGKCGQKYFGKKRVQSTDSSYRCRGMVKFANHVCRDNRGVNIEKMDTFVIKHLFENKSLKELLINAPKNEGELSVLRQNLADLTKKKDAEIKNKNKLYKLLSNPDLEYDDQLINDYTKSKNKLGKLTDEINELSQKIAEVGNLKRNDLTKTLIESYTKDIDFGILKKLVNSLIERIEIDYDRKPSSHGGVFQFKIKYKNFEESSLFMSKSTLYEYFWIGYNRTQSITPEDLEEDREMEKGILSYKFKINSEEDYLNYLKENSLELKDEENPWSKNFIGNEISTSMNEKIIFTKEELINVN
- a CDS encoding ABC transporter ATP-binding protein, with product MIHAKNIHKYYDQLEVLKGVDLHIKKGEIVSIVGASGAGKTTLLQILGTLDKPSSPQTTEGGIQTNTNEVSLTINGENILEMNDKALSKFRNLNLGFIFQFHQLLPEFTALENVCIPSYIANKSKNEVEKEAKKLLDYLGLSHRIDHKPNELSGGEQQRVAVARALINKPDVIFADEPSGNLDTHSAENLHQLFFQLRDEFGQTFVIVTHNEELASMADRKLVMSDGQIIA
- a CDS encoding NADPH-dependent FMN reductase, with protein sequence MKIIAFAGSPSKKSINKKLATYAAGLFENTDTEILDLNDYEMPLFSVDKEEIIGQHPLAKAFLEKIASADLLVVSLAENNGNYSAAFKNTVDWCSRINGKIFQGKPMLLMATSPGARGGASVLEIAKNNFPRFNTDIKAVFSLPSFNDNFDVENGKISNTELDSQLKEIIRDFQF
- a CDS encoding 4Fe-4S dicluster domain-containing protein; this encodes MAIIITDECINCGACEPECPNTAIYEGADDWRYKDGTKLKGKVVLPDGTEVDSDEAQTPISDEIYYIVPGKCTECKGFHDEPQCAAVCPVDCCIPDENHVEDEETLLNRQAFLHNE
- a CDS encoding acyl-CoA reductase produces the protein MTLDTKKNAFVKLGKFLCQFKEGNCIKDETVLGNDLFFEKFIDLIQLSQSHNGWYTPDQVFFSIQSWAEALTEENLDKWLSGYDLSKVAPKKVALILAGNIPLVGFHDFLSVLITGHDVLVKTSSNDQHLLPFLVNYLIAIESGFKNKITFVEGKMEGFDAVIATGSNNTARYFEYYFKEKPSIIRKNRNSVAVLNGNETKEELVALGEDIFRYFGLGCRNVSKLFVPKGYSFDSFFEAVFEYQDVIHYEKYANNYDYNKAVFLMSNFKLLDNGFLTIKEDSSYGSPISSVFYEYYDDLGTLESKLESENDQIQCLVSNNLVKNSIGFGTTQKPNLWDYADNVDTISFLSTI
- a CDS encoding LIC_10190 family membrane protein, producing the protein MVLIFLSWIYVFFSTINLGFITDKFLKLKNQNFVIYSVLGLFTTTIFTSIWAIFGRINIEFHIVLFLSNLSIFINYQKEIRLLYQSFFDEILSLTNSLKIALAIITILILAQCASIPYILDNESYYIQTIKWINEYGFVKGLANLHFFLAQTSGWHILQSAYNFSFLYDKFNDISGFCLLLGTIFSITKLNEYLKNKNLNCLIIGLFPLANLFFFQFISSPSPDIPIYVFSFLIFFYFLENFKTLETEKFTLIVILVLFCLFIKTTSIALVLIPILLFFIHFKKLVSEIHKSALPGTLILVLFVIKNTIISGHPLFPIINFHFLELEYRIPETIAQLYYQETKLYGYFLTYEQYTKMSFYELFIRWISLPKLHGLFNKLSLILILLCPIFIYKYLHKKAIWSLYFIMCLQLLLLFYTSPQYRFFMNFVLFFSFFMMALFINQKRIILLLLYFSLFITGFILLIPINLNDFTNNKFVLTISNFSVKNVVFPYKNTKSNTVFEYIQDGNLHFYSPVENNFFWSTGDGKLPCVNKDQIEYFDYYYHVKPQMRTADLKDGFYAKKTSKE